A genomic stretch from Helianthus annuus cultivar XRQ/B chromosome 1, HanXRQr2.0-SUNRISE, whole genome shotgun sequence includes:
- the LOC110920335 gene encoding cyclin-K-like: MPPRVRCKGKGPMRGGPSTGPSNWRTPSASFSSSDSRNHWGHSFEPARHSVSLSSSPSFHPSFGPPVPDEPQHSQHSHNSHHSHDSHHSHKSYHSLHSHSFHHSDSTYSPTQFNPNDYVNDFLGYNPLGPEDHFPHEMEMDDDPDPEMQTGTPGHPISISSSSPFQGSPYQGPDSFQERMATYDWYFTPSYHNSPSQPPLVEPQLQAVSPPPLPVEEPPQQPPPEPPRRRRNARISVQGGPRFSSPQGSSSYPPIPEDPQMGGPSHAVPENDPPPVSYAPPPPPMGFDNLIPTYPGSSGYNPSGYPSDYGTHDPYLTAAEYNALYPSSYPPVYLTGYPVQGYQYPPYQQPPPSQQQQTQEILQRLDRVEHEANETKKKHNSFLKGLASLIKGKKK; this comes from the coding sequence ATGCCACCAAGAGTGAGATGCAAAGGAAAGGGTCCCATGCGAGGTGGACCATCAACAGGACCTTCCAATTGGCGCACCCCGTCTGCGTCATTTTCCAGTTCTGATTCTCGTAACCATTGGGGTCACTCTTTCGAACCAGCGAGACACTCTGTCTCGTTGAGCTCATCACCTTCTTTTCATCCATCATTCGGGCCGCCTGTTCCAGACGAGCCCCAGCATTCACAACACTCCCATAACTCTCATCACTCGCATGACTCTCACCATTCCCATAAATCTTACCACTCTTTGCATTCTCATTCCTTTCATCATTCGGATTCTACCTATTCTCCGACCCAGTTTAATCCCAATGACTACGTCAACGACTTTTTGGGCTACAACCCTTTGGGACCCGAGGATCACTTTCCTCATGAAATGGAGATGGATGACGACCCGGACCCTGAAATGCAGACCGGAACACCGGGCCACCCAATTAGCATCTCGAGCAGTTCTCCATTTCAGGGATCACCGTATCAAGGGCCCGATTCATTTCAAGAGAGGATGGCCACGTATGATTGGTACTTTACTCCTTCATACCATAACTCTCCTTCTCAACCTCCTTTGGTTGAACCGCAGCTTCAAGCAGTTTCACCTCCACCACTTCCTGTTGAGGAGCCGCCTCAACAGCCACCTCCTGAGCCTCCGAGGCGAAGGAGGAATGCACGAATATCTGTGCAGGGAGGACCTCGGTTTAGTTCTCCTCAGGGTTCAAGTTCTTACCCTCCTATCCCCGAGGACCCCCAAATGGGTGGACCCTCACACGCGGTGCCGGAGAACGATCCTCCACCGGTTTCTTatgcaccaccgccaccgccaatGGGTTTCGACAACCTGATCCCGACTTACCCAGGTTCGTCTGGGTATAACCCATCAGGATACCCATCGGATTATGGAACCCATGATCCATATCTCACTGCTGCAGAGTACAATGCACTTTATCCTTCTTCTTACCCTCCAGTTTACCTAACTGGATATCCGGTGCAGGGGTATCAATACCCCCCATATCAGCAACCTCCTCCTTCCCAACAGCAGCAAACTCAGGAGATCCTGCAAAGGTTGGACAGGGTTGAACATGAAGCAAATGAAACCAAGAAGAAGCATAATAGCTTTCTCAAGGGCCTTGCGAGCCTTATTAAGGGCAAGAAGAAGTAG